One Acidobacteriota bacterium genomic window carries:
- a CDS encoding phosphopyruvate hydratase, protein MSEIREIRAREILDSRGNPTVECDVFLNSGTMGRAAVPSGASTGEHEAVELRDNDSQHYLGKGVLKAVENIESAIAPALGGMDPSDQRLIDGTMIELDGTPNKGQLGANAILAVSMACARAAANDFKLPLYRYLGGVNANILPVPMMNIINGGAHADNNVDFQEFMAMPIGAETFADALRWGAEVFHTLKGVLKKRGYSTAVGDEGGFAPSLKSNVEAIEVILEAIEKAGYRAGEQIAIALDPAVSELYSDGKYVFKKSDKSVKDSEQMVRFWSDWVKKYPIVSIEDALAEDDWAGWKMLTDEIGKTIQLVGDDLFVTNTERLRRGIADGCANSVLIKVNQIGTVTETLEAIELARRNGYSAIISHRSGETEDTFIADLAVGTGTGQIKTGSASRTDRIAKYNQLLRIEEQLGRAAGFLGVEALNYHGVIGKAA, encoded by the coding sequence ATGAGCGAAATTCGAGAGATTCGTGCGCGAGAGATTCTCGACTCGCGCGGCAATCCAACGGTCGAGTGCGATGTCTTCTTGAACAGCGGAACAATGGGACGTGCCGCGGTCCCCAGCGGAGCCTCGACTGGCGAGCATGAGGCAGTCGAGCTGCGCGACAACGATTCGCAGCACTACCTCGGCAAAGGAGTGCTCAAAGCGGTTGAGAACATAGAGAGTGCGATCGCGCCTGCTCTTGGGGGGATGGATCCTTCAGATCAACGATTGATCGATGGCACGATGATTGAACTCGATGGCACCCCGAACAAGGGACAACTCGGAGCAAACGCAATTCTCGCCGTTTCCATGGCCTGCGCCCGTGCCGCTGCCAATGACTTCAAGCTACCGCTCTACCGCTATCTTGGTGGAGTAAATGCCAACATCCTGCCTGTTCCAATGATGAACATCATCAACGGAGGCGCCCACGCCGACAACAACGTCGACTTCCAGGAGTTTATGGCCATGCCCATTGGCGCGGAAACCTTCGCGGACGCGCTGCGCTGGGGCGCCGAAGTCTTTCATACCCTGAAGGGCGTATTAAAGAAGCGAGGTTATAGCACGGCAGTTGGCGATGAAGGCGGCTTTGCGCCTTCCCTGAAGTCGAACGTGGAAGCTATTGAAGTAATACTTGAAGCTATTGAGAAGGCGGGTTACAGGGCAGGCGAACAGATCGCCATCGCCCTCGATCCCGCGGTCAGCGAGTTGTACAGCGACGGCAAGTACGTTTTCAAGAAGTCGGATAAGAGTGTTAAAGATTCGGAACAGATGGTGCGCTTCTGGTCCGACTGGGTGAAGAAATATCCCATCGTTTCAATCGAAGACGCACTCGCTGAGGACGATTGGGCAGGCTGGAAGATGCTGACGGATGAGATTGGAAAGACCATTCAGTTGGTCGGTGATGATCTATTTGTGACCAATACGGAACGGCTGCGTCGCGGCATCGCAGATGGTTGTGCAAACAGCGTTCTCATTAAAGTGAACCAGATTGGAACCGTGACTGAAACGCTGGAGGCGATCGAGCTCGCGCGTCGCAATGGTTACAGCGCTATCATCAGCCACCGTTCTGGCGAAACCGAGGATACCTTCATTGCCGACCTCGCGGTTGGTACTGGCACCGGCCAGATTAAGACGGGATCAGCCTCGCGGACGGATCGCATCGCCAAATATAACCAGTTGCTGCGGATCGAGGAACAGTTGGGACGCGCGGCTGGATTCCTGGGTGTCGAGGCCCTGAACTATCACGGAGTAATCGGCAAGGCAGCCTAG
- a CDS encoding 4a-hydroxytetrahydrobiopterin dehydratase, whose protein sequence is MAELAKRTCVPCKGGVPPLKGKALAALERQVKGWKVIDEHHISKSYSFSDFVSALEFVKSIGAIAEEQGHHPDILLRWGNVTVSIWTHKIDGLTESDFILAAKIDEIPRPQPKH, encoded by the coding sequence ATGGCAGAACTCGCAAAGCGTACCTGCGTTCCCTGCAAAGGCGGAGTTCCGCCGCTCAAAGGGAAAGCGCTGGCCGCCCTGGAGCGTCAGGTCAAAGGGTGGAAAGTAATCGATGAGCACCACATCTCGAAGAGCTATAGCTTTTCCGATTTCGTGAGCGCGCTTGAATTTGTGAAATCAATTGGCGCCATCGCCGAAGAGCAAGGCCATCATCCCGACATCCTGCTGCGTTGGGGGAACGTGACCGTATCGATCTGGACGCACAAGATTGATGGTCTCACCGAAAGCGATTTCATTCTTGCAGCGAAGATCGATGAGATTCCACGTCCCCAGCCGAAGCACTAA
- a CDS encoding amino acid permease, with amino-acid sequence MSSVQQVSASAKGIGNEAGLHRQLSAGQMAMLAVGGSIGTGLLLGSGAAIHIAGPAVVLSYVIGAAIAFTVTMALGEMASAHPAAGSFGVYAELYLNNWAGFVARYGYWFAVVIAVGGELVAAATYMRVWFPKTAPMVWIAVFAVLLLLINLRPVGDYGTFEYWFAMVKVVTIAAFIVVGAALLLSKRVPAQYSVSGGFFPHGPGSPLLAASFALFSFLGLEFVAIASGEAKSPAAVARATRIMFALLAVLYIGATGILVGVMPWTQAGVAQSPFVTVFRIAGIPAASLLMNVVVLTAALSGANANIFAAGRMLFSLARSGYAPASLGRVTAAGSPHVALSLSAFGILVAILVQTYAPEGAYLYIIGASLFGGMLAWWITLAAHISFRRRFPADQLAQLPLHAPGGGALSIFGFVALLAAIGSTWFVPQTRITVISGPFYLLLLTVAYLLVRNARR; translated from the coding sequence TTGAGCTCAGTCCAACAAGTCTCTGCCTCAGCCAAAGGCATCGGCAATGAAGCTGGGCTGCATCGACAACTCTCCGCCGGCCAGATGGCCATGCTCGCTGTCGGAGGTTCGATCGGCACCGGCCTGCTCCTGGGCTCAGGCGCAGCCATCCACATCGCCGGACCCGCCGTCGTACTCAGCTACGTAATCGGAGCCGCGATCGCATTCACCGTTACCATGGCTCTGGGCGAGATGGCGAGCGCCCACCCGGCGGCTGGATCATTCGGCGTCTATGCCGAGCTCTACCTGAACAACTGGGCAGGATTCGTTGCGCGCTATGGCTATTGGTTTGCAGTCGTTATAGCCGTCGGTGGTGAGTTGGTCGCGGCAGCGACTTACATGCGGGTCTGGTTTCCCAAGACGGCTCCGATGGTATGGATTGCCGTCTTTGCAGTCTTGCTGCTGCTGATCAACTTGCGTCCAGTTGGCGACTACGGAACATTCGAATACTGGTTCGCGATGGTGAAGGTTGTCACGATAGCAGCATTCATCGTCGTTGGAGCGGCTCTGCTTCTTTCAAAGCGAGTACCCGCTCAGTACAGCGTCTCTGGAGGGTTTTTCCCCCATGGCCCCGGCTCGCCGCTTCTGGCGGCATCGTTTGCTCTGTTCAGCTTTCTCGGACTCGAGTTTGTAGCGATCGCTTCCGGAGAGGCCAAGTCCCCCGCCGCTGTGGCTCGCGCGACGCGAATTATGTTTGCCCTGCTTGCTGTCCTCTACATCGGAGCCACAGGAATACTAGTCGGAGTCATGCCGTGGACTCAGGCAGGCGTGGCTCAGAGTCCATTTGTGACCGTATTTCGCATTGCTGGAATACCTGCGGCGTCGCTGCTGATGAATGTCGTCGTTCTCACGGCGGCCTTATCAGGAGCAAACGCCAACATCTTCGCCGCTGGCCGGATGCTTTTTTCCCTCGCACGCAGCGGGTACGCCCCTGCTTCTCTCGGAAGAGTGACCGCAGCCGGCTCGCCGCACGTGGCTCTGAGTCTTTCCGCATTCGGGATTCTCGTGGCCATTCTCGTGCAGACATACGCGCCGGAGGGAGCTTATCTCTACATCATCGGAGCGTCACTGTTCGGAGGAATGCTGGCTTGGTGGATCACATTGGCCGCCCATATCAGCTTTCGAAGGCGCTTCCCTGCGGATCAACTCGCGCAATTGCCGCTGCATGCGCCCGGCGGAGGAGCACTTTCCATCTTCGGATTCGTAGCTCTATTGGCTGCCATCGGATCAACCTGGTTCGTACCGCAAACCCGGATCACCGTTATAAGCGGCCCGTTTTATCTCCTGCTCCTCACGGTTGCATACCTGTTGGTTCGAAACGCGCGACGCTAG
- a CDS encoding amidohydrolase, translating into MNIPSKFFALLLLSCAVFAQTPDAGILAEALRIKAIDNHSHPPKLVAPGEKDDDFDALPCDPISQMDPPFQTRPENPQVLKAWKALWAYSYNDRDPEHVKALLAAKQKLKQERGDNYSNWVLDQLGIQSQFANRVAMGRGLQAPRFRWVPFDDPLLFPGKGLTPSSPDREYFYPRERQLLKRYMDEAGVAAMPSTLEQYKERVITPVLERQKQAGAVAIKFEAAYLRALDFGPPASQLADADPIYRAALSARVPSDQEYLRLQNYLLRYIATEAGRLGMAVHFHTGGGCGSYFDLPGSNPALLSSLIDDPALRKTTFVLVHGGAQTFSKEVSYLLSKPNVYADLSEQTWLLSPRALSLVLRDWLEWYPDKVLYGTDLAPGTPELDWEEVGWIENQTARQALAIALTGMMEDGEVNRQQVSKILQMVLHDTAAKLYGLQ; encoded by the coding sequence ATGAACATACCATCTAAGTTTTTCGCGCTTCTCCTGCTTTCGTGCGCTGTTTTCGCCCAGACTCCGGACGCCGGGATTCTTGCGGAGGCACTCCGCATCAAGGCGATCGACAACCATTCACATCCGCCGAAGCTAGTCGCGCCGGGAGAGAAGGACGACGACTTCGATGCGTTGCCATGCGATCCGATCAGCCAGATGGATCCGCCATTTCAGACCCGTCCCGAGAATCCCCAGGTTCTGAAAGCCTGGAAGGCGCTATGGGCGTATTCCTACAACGACCGCGATCCCGAGCACGTTAAAGCGCTCCTTGCAGCCAAGCAAAAGTTAAAGCAAGAGCGAGGGGATAATTATTCAAACTGGGTTCTCGATCAGCTCGGCATCCAATCTCAGTTTGCAAATCGAGTAGCGATGGGCCGCGGATTGCAAGCGCCGCGATTCCGTTGGGTACCGTTTGATGACCCGCTGCTCTTTCCGGGAAAGGGTTTGACTCCCTCCTCTCCCGACCGAGAGTACTTCTATCCTCGCGAACGTCAGTTGCTCAAGCGCTACATGGACGAAGCCGGCGTGGCAGCAATGCCATCGACTCTTGAGCAGTACAAAGAGCGGGTGATTACTCCCGTTCTGGAGCGACAGAAGCAAGCTGGGGCTGTAGCCATCAAGTTTGAAGCCGCCTATCTTCGCGCCCTGGACTTTGGTCCACCGGCCAGCCAGCTAGCAGACGCCGACCCAATTTATCGCGCGGCGCTCTCTGCCAGGGTTCCTTCGGATCAGGAATATTTGCGTCTCCAGAACTATCTGTTGCGATACATAGCAACCGAGGCTGGCCGGCTGGGAATGGCCGTTCACTTTCATACTGGCGGTGGATGCGGAAGCTATTTTGATCTGCCAGGCTCAAATCCCGCTCTGCTTAGCTCGCTGATCGACGATCCGGCTCTTCGCAAAACAACGTTCGTCCTGGTGCACGGAGGAGCGCAGACTTTCAGCAAGGAAGTTTCCTATTTGCTAAGTAAGCCGAACGTCTATGCCGATCTATCGGAGCAAACCTGGTTGCTTTCGCCGCGTGCACTTAGTCTAGTGCTTCGAGATTGGCTCGAATGGTATCCCGATAAGGTCCTTTATGGCACCGACCTCGCACCCGGCACTCCAGAACTCGATTGGGAGGAAGTGGGATGGATCGAAAATCAAACGGCGCGCCAGGCACTTGCGATCGCGCTGACGGGAATGATGGAGGATGGAGAGGTAAACCGGCAGCAAGTGTCTAAAATCCTGCAGATGGTTCTGCATGACACTGCAGCAAAGCTGTATGGATTGCAATAG
- a CDS encoding haloacid dehalogenase — MKINREIPVRQLRLLIFDLDGTLVDSRQDLGNSVNAMLRHFGRHELPLEVIASYIGDGAPMLVRRALGDPKDEHFLHVALQFFLDYYRKHKLDTTYVYDGVIDALKALCSTDTFPRKMAVLTNKPVGPSRAIVDALGMNEFFFQVYGGNSFETKKPDPFGVRKLLREANCEGSEAVLIGDSDVDVVTAQNAGIYSVGCSYGLAPHTLETAPPDVLVDSPRDWVKLFKGKKAVQTR, encoded by the coding sequence ATGAAGATTAATCGTGAAATCCCAGTTCGCCAGCTGCGGCTCTTGATCTTCGACCTTGATGGAACTTTGGTTGACTCCCGGCAAGACCTGGGAAATTCGGTGAATGCGATGCTCCGCCACTTTGGACGGCATGAACTGCCATTGGAGGTGATTGCCTCGTACATTGGCGATGGCGCCCCCATGCTGGTTCGTCGTGCTTTGGGCGATCCCAAAGACGAGCATTTTCTTCACGTGGCCCTGCAATTCTTCCTCGACTACTACCGCAAGCACAAGCTTGACACAACGTACGTGTATGACGGCGTAATCGATGCACTCAAAGCCCTCTGCTCCACGGATACCTTCCCCCGCAAGATGGCCGTACTAACCAACAAACCGGTTGGGCCATCCAGGGCCATTGTCGATGCGCTTGGCATGAATGAATTCTTCTTCCAGGTGTACGGTGGCAATAGCTTCGAAACGAAAAAGCCCGATCCATTTGGAGTTCGGAAACTGCTTCGTGAAGCGAACTGCGAAGGTTCCGAAGCGGTGTTGATCGGGGATTCGGATGTCGACGTGGTTACGGCACAGAACGCCGGAATCTATTCGGTTGGATGCTCGTACGGCCTCGCCCCACACACATTAGAAACCGCTCCCCCTGACGTGCTTGTGGACAGTCCGCGCGATTGGGTCAAACTGTTTAAAGGGAAGAAAGCCGTTCAGACCAGGTAG
- a CDS encoding excinuclease ABC subunit B (The UvrABC repair system catalyzes the recognition and processing of DNA lesions. The beta-hairpin of the Uvr-B subunit is inserted between the strands, where it probes for the presence of a lesion) gives MDFKLVSDYKPAGDQGRAIEELSRGLYAGEKHQVLLGVTGSGKTYTMAKVIERFNRPTLVLAHNKTLAAQLYHEFRQFFPNNAVEYFVSYYDYYQPEAYIPSGDVYIEKEATVNDELDKLRLSATKSLFERRDCIIVASVSCIYGLGSPDAYYGMLLFLEKGQKIRREDITRRLVEILYERNESEFRRGTFRVRGDVIEIFPTYDDMAYRIELFGDEIESLSQIDPLFGTVKQKYARLPIYPKSHYVLQPDRKKRAIDSILEELAWWEKELEQQGRLVEAQRVHQRTRFDLEMIKSVGYCHGIENYSRHFSGRLPGEAPPTLLDYVPRDFLLFIDESHQTVPQLHAMWHGDRSRKANLVEYGFRLPSAMDNRPLQFEEFETRVNQGIYVSATPGPYELTKSAGVVVEQIIRPTGLIDPEVEVRPVKGQIDDLLHEIRLRVECRERVLVTTLTKRMAEDLAEYYSEVGVRCRYMHSEIETLERIKILRDLRRGEFDVLIGINLLREGLDLPEVSLVAVLDADKEGFLRSSGSLIQTIGRCARNLNGRSILYADVMTDSMRRAMDETERRRAIQRAYNEENGITPESIVRPLEYSLAQIVDPDATELTEAVESVPEFGTQQDLDGYISRLEAQMREAAKKFEFEKAAKLRDTIKDLRSKEILIT, from the coding sequence ATGGACTTCAAGCTGGTAAGCGATTACAAGCCGGCCGGTGATCAGGGCCGCGCGATTGAGGAATTGTCGCGAGGTCTTTACGCTGGCGAGAAGCATCAGGTCCTTCTCGGTGTGACTGGATCTGGGAAGACCTACACGATGGCCAAGGTCATCGAGAGGTTCAACCGTCCGACCCTGGTACTAGCCCACAATAAGACTCTGGCCGCCCAGCTCTATCACGAGTTCAGACAGTTCTTCCCTAACAACGCGGTTGAATACTTCGTTTCTTACTACGACTATTACCAGCCTGAGGCATACATTCCTTCTGGCGATGTCTATATCGAGAAAGAAGCCACCGTAAATGATGAACTGGATAAGCTGCGGCTCTCGGCCACCAAGTCGCTGTTTGAGCGGCGCGATTGCATAATTGTTGCCTCCGTTAGCTGTATTTACGGTCTCGGTTCGCCGGACGCCTATTACGGCATGCTGCTCTTTTTGGAGAAAGGACAGAAAATCCGACGGGAGGACATCACTCGGCGGCTGGTCGAAATCCTTTACGAGCGCAACGAATCGGAGTTTCGTCGTGGAACGTTTCGAGTACGCGGCGATGTGATTGAGATCTTCCCAACGTATGACGACATGGCGTACCGGATTGAACTTTTCGGCGATGAGATTGAATCTCTCTCGCAGATCGATCCGCTGTTTGGCACAGTGAAGCAGAAGTACGCGCGCCTGCCGATCTATCCGAAGAGCCATTACGTGCTGCAGCCGGATCGCAAGAAGCGTGCGATCGATTCCATTCTGGAAGAATTGGCGTGGTGGGAGAAAGAACTCGAGCAACAGGGCCGGCTTGTGGAAGCGCAGAGAGTTCACCAGCGCACGCGATTCGATCTCGAGATGATCAAGTCGGTTGGATACTGCCATGGGATCGAGAACTATTCACGTCATTTTTCCGGACGGTTGCCCGGCGAGGCTCCGCCGACGCTGCTCGATTATGTGCCGCGCGATTTCCTGCTTTTTATCGATGAGTCCCACCAAACTGTCCCCCAACTCCACGCGATGTGGCATGGGGACCGCTCACGCAAAGCCAACCTGGTTGAGTACGGCTTCCGTCTGCCATCAGCAATGGACAATCGTCCATTGCAATTCGAGGAGTTTGAGACGCGGGTAAATCAAGGAATCTATGTCTCGGCTACACCCGGCCCGTACGAGTTGACGAAGTCGGCAGGGGTTGTAGTCGAGCAGATCATTCGGCCCACCGGATTAATAGATCCTGAAGTTGAGGTTCGCCCTGTAAAAGGACAGATCGATGATCTCTTGCACGAGATTCGGTTGCGTGTCGAATGCAGAGAGCGCGTACTTGTTACTACTCTCACCAAACGCATGGCGGAAGACTTAGCCGAATACTACAGCGAGGTCGGCGTGCGCTGCCGCTACATGCATTCCGAAATCGAAACCCTTGAACGCATCAAGATTCTGCGGGACTTGCGGCGCGGTGAGTTCGACGTGCTGATCGGAATCAATCTACTTCGTGAAGGCCTTGACTTGCCCGAGGTATCGCTTGTCGCGGTGCTGGACGCCGATAAAGAAGGGTTTCTGCGGTCCAGTGGATCGCTTATTCAAACTATCGGACGGTGCGCCAGGAATCTAAACGGCCGCTCTATTCTCTACGCCGATGTGATGACCGACTCTATGCGGCGCGCAATGGATGAGACTGAACGTCGTCGCGCTATTCAGCGCGCATACAACGAGGAAAACGGGATTACGCCGGAATCCATCGTGAGGCCGCTCGAGTACTCGTTGGCGCAAATCGTCGATCCCGATGCTACGGAGCTCACCGAGGCGGTCGAGTCCGTTCCAGAATTCGGAACTCAACAGGATTTGGACGGTTATATTTCTCGTCTCGAAGCACAGATGCGTGAGGCCGCCAAGAAATTTGAATTTGAAAAGGCGGCGAAGCTCCGGGATACGATCAAGGATTTGCGATCTAAGGAAATCCTGATAACCTAG
- a CDS encoding chemotaxis response regulator protein-glutamate methylesterase codes for MTGSKKIRVLIADDSAFMRKVLHSILLAEPGFEVAGEARDGREAVSQAEALKPDVVTMDINMPHVDGLQATEQIMSINPRPILIVSSESREGAEVTLKALELGAIDFVAKPTSGVDLDMSSVRDELVRKLRVAAKVRVVRTASRTKLGHDVASSAPRTEPGSAPAAKSEEQKPNGAPTPPRSQNKFPLVVIAASTGGPATLMKFFPLFPREFPAAVIVVQHMPRNFTSQFSQQLSETCSIRAKEAEAGEILAPGTVYVCPGSHHMRISSTGRVMLDDGPRILGYRPCADVTLESAAAYAGTMCIGVVLTGMGNDGVRGAQAVKDAGGCVIAQDEATSVIFGMNGEAIRAGAVDQVLPIDDVFGAIEKRILQIHSPARAGAV; via the coding sequence ATGACTGGTTCGAAGAAAATTCGAGTACTCATCGCCGATGATTCGGCGTTCATGCGGAAAGTGCTGCATAGCATTCTTCTGGCAGAACCCGGATTTGAGGTCGCAGGTGAGGCGCGCGATGGACGCGAAGCCGTATCGCAGGCCGAGGCACTGAAACCGGATGTCGTAACCATGGATATCAACATGCCTCATGTGGACGGTCTGCAGGCGACGGAGCAGATCATGTCCATTAATCCACGCCCAATTCTGATTGTGAGTTCCGAATCGCGCGAGGGCGCGGAAGTAACTCTGAAGGCGCTCGAACTTGGGGCGATTGACTTCGTTGCGAAGCCAACCAGCGGCGTCGACTTGGATATGAGCAGCGTTCGCGATGAGCTAGTGCGAAAACTGCGGGTCGCTGCGAAGGTGCGAGTCGTCAGGACGGCATCACGAACCAAATTGGGACATGACGTGGCGAGCTCGGCTCCGCGCACGGAACCTGGCTCGGCGCCCGCAGCAAAATCTGAAGAGCAAAAGCCTAATGGCGCTCCTACACCACCGCGATCTCAGAACAAGTTCCCGCTGGTCGTGATTGCTGCTTCTACCGGCGGTCCGGCGACGCTGATGAAGTTCTTCCCGCTGTTTCCACGGGAGTTTCCCGCCGCGGTCATCGTGGTTCAGCATATGCCGCGGAATTTTACCTCGCAGTTCAGCCAGCAACTCTCCGAGACCTGCTCCATACGTGCCAAGGAAGCGGAGGCTGGCGAGATCCTCGCTCCGGGAACGGTGTACGTGTGTCCCGGATCGCACCACATGCGTATTTCCTCGACTGGGCGGGTAATGCTCGACGATGGTCCACGAATTCTTGGCTATCGTCCGTGCGCAGACGTGACTTTAGAGAGCGCTGCGGCCTACGCCGGCACGATGTGCATTGGAGTGGTCCTTACCGGAATGGGAAATGACGGCGTACGTGGAGCACAAGCCGTCAAAGACGCCGGAGGTTGCGTAATCGCCCAGGACGAAGCCACCTCGGTCATCTTCGGGATGAATGGCGAGGCAATTCGCGCGGGGGCCGTCGATCAAGTATTACCGATTGACGATGTCTTCGGGGCGATCGAGAAAAGAATTCTTCAGATTCACAGTCCGGCTCGCGCGGGTGCCGTATGA
- a CDS encoding two-component system response regulator, producing the protein MKKILIVDDSLAEVKLMQSVLQQAGYWPVALHDPRKIEATVAAERPSLILLDVVMPERNGFQACRELKGNDAFRNIPVVIVSSKNTDSDKFWAQQQGADGYVIKPFTPAELLGAVQRFV; encoded by the coding sequence GTGAAGAAGATTCTCATCGTCGACGATTCGCTGGCTGAAGTGAAGCTGATGCAGTCTGTGCTGCAGCAGGCGGGCTATTGGCCGGTCGCGTTACACGATCCACGCAAGATCGAAGCCACCGTAGCGGCGGAGCGCCCGAGTCTCATTCTGCTCGATGTAGTGATGCCCGAGCGCAACGGCTTCCAGGCGTGTCGCGAGCTAAAAGGAAACGATGCATTTCGAAACATCCCTGTAGTGATTGTCAGTTCAAAGAACACGGACAGCGATAAATTCTGGGCGCAGCAGCAGGGCGCCGATGGCTATGTAATTAAACCGTTCACGCCAGCGGAGTTGCTGGGAGCGGTGCAGAGGTTTGTATAA
- a CDS encoding sigma-54-dependent Fis family transcriptional regulator, whose amino-acid sequence MAAEKLHLMIVDDQESIRKLCITVGGSLGLNCTQAESAEVALARLEAEAPEMILADLMMPNMSGLDFLTEVKRMLPHTEIAIMTGHGSIETAVQSMRSGAYDYITKPFRIEELKLLLQRMQEKVELVTENLFLRERVNTEMDLNGIVGSSAKIQDLLRMIARLKDTRTPVLITGESGTGKELIARAIHFRGQYAKRPFVAVDCGALVPTLIESELFGYEKGAFTGAAKSKEGLFESANGGTIFLDEIGELPLEMQAKLLRVLQEKEVRPVGSNNKVKVDVRVIAATNRDLEVAYREGTFRKDLYFRLNVVTVHLPPLRERKADIPALVHWFSNRFAPGLPIQVTQAAMRDMLQYEWPGNIRELENCIERAVALGSQNVIDVHDLPPAIRRLSEDQDASVAVELMNSTDLEELERETIMRVFEQTKGDKALTGRMLGISRATLYRKLKRYNIGSASAMATTPS is encoded by the coding sequence ATGGCTGCAGAAAAGCTTCACCTGATGATCGTGGACGACCAGGAGAGCATTCGTAAGCTGTGCATTACGGTTGGCGGCTCGCTTGGCCTGAATTGCACCCAAGCGGAGAGCGCCGAAGTAGCTCTTGCACGGCTAGAAGCTGAAGCTCCCGAAATGATCCTCGCGGATCTCATGATGCCCAACATGTCAGGGCTCGACTTCCTCACCGAAGTGAAACGCATGCTGCCGCACACGGAAATCGCGATCATGACAGGACACGGCTCTATCGAAACCGCGGTTCAGTCCATGCGATCAGGCGCGTACGACTACATCACCAAGCCATTTCGCATCGAGGAGCTAAAACTACTTTTGCAGCGCATGCAGGAGAAGGTGGAGCTCGTCACTGAGAACCTGTTTCTGCGTGAGCGTGTGAATACCGAAATGGATCTGAACGGCATCGTCGGTTCATCGGCGAAGATCCAGGACTTGCTGCGAATGATCGCGCGCTTGAAGGACACGCGAACTCCGGTCTTGATCACAGGTGAAAGCGGAACAGGGAAAGAGTTAATCGCGCGAGCGATTCATTTTCGCGGACAATATGCCAAGCGTCCGTTCGTCGCCGTAGATTGCGGAGCTCTAGTGCCGACTCTCATCGAGAGCGAACTGTTCGGCTATGAAAAAGGCGCATTTACGGGCGCCGCAAAGAGCAAAGAAGGACTCTTCGAGAGCGCGAATGGCGGCACGATATTTCTCGACGAGATCGGTGAATTGCCTTTGGAGATGCAGGCGAAACTTCTCCGCGTCCTGCAGGAGAAGGAGGTACGGCCAGTCGGCAGCAACAACAAGGTGAAAGTCGACGTGCGAGTGATTGCGGCGACAAACCGCGACCTTGAAGTGGCATATCGCGAAGGCACATTCCGCAAGGATCTGTATTTCAGACTGAATGTAGTCACCGTGCATCTCCCTCCGCTTCGAGAAAGAAAGGCCGACATTCCTGCGCTGGTGCATTGGTTTTCAAACCGGTTTGCGCCCGGCTTGCCGATTCAGGTTACGCAGGCTGCGATGCGTGACATGTTGCAGTACGAGTGGCCTGGAAATATTCGCGAATTGGAGAACTGCATCGAACGCGCGGTGGCCCTTGGCAGCCAGAATGTGATCGATGTTCACGATCTTCCACCGGCCATCCGCAGGCTTTCTGAAGATCAGGATGCATCAGTCGCAGTTGAACTGATGAATTCGACTGACCTGGAAGAACTCGAGCGCGAAACCATCATGCGAGTTTTCGAACAGACGAAAGGCGACAAGGCGCTCACAGGACGAATGCTTGGTATTAGCCGCGCGACTCTGTATCGAAAGCTGAAGCGTTACAACATCGGTTCAGCTAGCGCGATGGCAACAACTCCGAGCTAG